The segment TCTAACTATAGGGGTTATTGCCGGAGGAGGACGAATTGGACCAATGTTCCCTGATTTTGTCGCTTATTTAGGATCATTAGGTTATATTGACTACGTGACTCCATGCACTGCTGAATTAGCCCGGGCGGTTCAAAGCCAAGTTAAAGACAAAAATGGGGTTCTCATGCTCGGCCATGGTGCATTGACTGTCGGTCAGAACCTAAAAGAAGCGTTTCAAAGAACCGAATTGATTGAAGAATCAGCCAGGATATTAATTGCAGCAAAACAATTTGGCGAACCTCGAATTTTGACATCAAAAGAATGTGATGAGATCAGAAATCTCGATGCTGAAAAATATCGAATGGAACTAATAAAAAAAGCGAATAGTCGCTAAAATTACAAATAACGAGGAGGATTAATTGGAATGTTTGTATTAGTGATAAGTGGGAGTGATGTCAGTAAAATACCTGGAGTTTCAATAGCCGGCTTAAATCCGAAGGTTATTCCTTATACTGCCCCGGCTGATGCAGATCTGCTTTTATGGGGAAAGCCCTATGTCATCGATGCAATTCCCGTTGATCCTCAAGGGCACCCAACACCGGCGATAATTACTCATGCTGCTTATTGTGAAGCTGGGTTTCCCATTTTAATTGTTCGTTCTGGAACGTACCTCCCGCCGGTGGTTCCCTATGTTGAAATGAATGTGGATCCTGGGCAAGATCCACAAACCAATCAAGCAGTTACCAAAGTAGAATTGTTAATTGAAAAGTCCAAGTCATTGGGTCAAGTTTTAGGGAAATCTACAAAAAAGATCGTTATTGCTGAATCACTACCCGGTGGAACTACTACTGCCTATTTGATTTTAAAAGCCTTAGGTTATAATGGCATGGTTTCATCGGCTGGTCCAATCAATCCCAGCTGAAAGATCAAATTTGGGAAAATGCTGCCAAGAGAATCGGAATCAAATTCGGTGATTTGCGTGGGAAACCAATTGAAGCCCTTCGTGAACTGGGAGATCCAATGCAAGCTACCGTATTTGGCATGGTAACTGGTGTTTTAGAAGAAACTGATATCATACTTGCCGGTGGAACTCAAATGTTGGCAGTAGCCGCTTTACTTAGACAAGCTGGATATGATAAACCCCTCTTGGTTGCCACGACAACTTATGTGGTTCGTGACAAGTATGCCCATTTTCTTGACCTTGCCAAACAAGTTCAGGTTGAAATTTATTCTGCACCACTCGATTTTAGCCAATCACCCTATTCTGGTCTTGCTGATTATGAAAAAGGATACGTCAAGGAGGGTGTTGGTGCTGGAGGAGCAGTTTGGTATGCTGAACAGCTTGGCGTATCACCAGATCGAGTAGTAAGAAAAACCGAACAATTATATCAAGCAATGATTAAAAAGAGTTGATGATTCAACTGATTTAAAAAAGGAGGAAGTGACATAAGTTGTTAACTTTTAACCACTACCATAGCCAATGGATAGATTTAAGAAGTGATACTGTAACTCATCCTACTGAAGAAATGTTAGATGCCATGGTTAAAGCTGATGTAGGTGACGATGTATATCAAGATGACCCTACTACGCGGCAGTTAGAAGAATTAGCCGCAAAAATGGTTGGGAAAGATGCTGCATTGTTTGTTCCTTCAGGGACCTTTGGAAATCAATTAGCTCTGATTTCCCACACCGATAGAGGTGATGAAGTACTCATACCAGAGAGTAATCATATTGTTATGCACGAGGTTGGAGCATCAGCGGTAATCGCCGGAGTTCAGTTACGATGTATCCCTGATGTTAATGGTCGTATCACTATTAAAGATCTGCAACGCCGTTTTCGTGATGGGGATATCCATAATCCACGAACTGGTTTAATATGCCTTGAAAATGCCCATTCTTCAGGGAAGGTAATACCTCTATCCGATATGAAAGAAATTTTTAAATATAGTAGGTCATTAGGTATACCAATTCATCTTGATGGAGCTCGAATTTTTAATGCTGCCTTGGCATTGAAAATTGATGCGACCGATATAAGCCAATCCTGTGATTCGGTGATGTTTTGTCTTTCTAAGGGTTTATGTGCACCGATTGGTTCAATTTTAGCGGGAAGTAAATTCTTTATTGACCGGGCTCGAAAAAATCGTAAATTGATGGGTGGTGGTCTTCGTCAAAGTGGATATTTAGCTGCTGCCGGAATAATTTCATTGGAAAAAATGGTTCAACGGCTTGTTGTTGATCACGAAAATGCCCAATATTTAGCAAATCAGATCGGAGAAATCCCCGGATTGGAAGTTTTTGATGACCGACTTGATATAAACATGGTTTTTTTCCGAATTCAAAAGAGAAATTTTGATTCAAATGCCTTCGTTCATTTTTTGAGTAAAAAAAATGTTAAAATCAATCCTCCTATGGCAGAAGAATATCGCTTGGTTACTCATTATTGGATCGATAAAAGGAAAATTGATTGGGTAATCATGATAATAAAAGAATATATGCAAAAAGCGCTTTGAGGGTTTTTATATATAGATGATTAGTTTATATGAATGAGCTGATAGCATATTTTTAGCGGAAATAAAATAAAAAATGGGCTCTAACAAACCGCATGCGTTTTCTGTCGGTTTAAGACACCTGACATTCGCCATTATAATCGCTCACTCACTACAGAGCTTACTGAGAGAGACAAACTCTCTTGTTGAGGCTTTTTCGCACACCAGTTCCTCAGAGCCCACAATAAAATTTTAAATAGAATTCAGCAAAATGTCAATTGTGTAAAACCAATTTTAATTTGTATTAATCAATATTAAGAGTAATAGTTTTATCGCCAAATTTATTGCAAAGAGCGTAAACTTCAATAGTGTCTCCAGATTTGGCATCAATAAAAAGATACTGGGCTTCTTGAACACCTGAGGAGGATTGAGTAAGGAAATATTGAAGGACCATATCTTTTCCGTTGAGTTTAATTTTAATCTCTTGAATATAGTGATCACCGGTTGGATTGGGAACATTATGAAGAGCTTGAACGGTTAAAATTTTAGTATCTTGGTCAAAGGCTGCATTAATTGTTGAAGGGGGATGAGCAAAAGCAACTCCACTAAAAAGTATAAAACCAATTATGAAATTGATAATCAAACTTTTTATTGAAAAGAATTTAATCATTTGTATAACCTCCTAAAGGATTTAATTAACAGAATACAAATAAAAACCACTCTTCAACGGAAATATTTCTTTCTTGGAATAAAAATATAAAAGGCAATCAAATATTGAATATTGTTTTATAGGATGGTGGAAATTATAATCATATTAAGAAAAAATTTTTAAAAGAAAAGAAAAATTGGTCTGAGAAAAAGGAGGGTCATAGTATGTATAAAAAAAATACTTTTATTTTAATAGTGATATTAGTTTTGAGTCTCTCGTTTATAGCTTATGGGCAGAATTTTGTTCCTTATCAAAACCCCCAGAAGGGATTTTCTATTCAAGTTCCAGCTGGATGGCAACAGAGTGCACAAGATTTTTATGGCCAAGAAGTGATATATTTTATTTCTCCAATGGAGTCACAACAAGACTTCTTTCAAGAAAACATTTCAATTATGATTTTTCCCCTTCAATACCAAATGGACCTTGACACTCTTGCTAATATGTATACTCAACAATCCCAAAGCCAGATACCTAACCTTCAAGTTGTTCAGTCACAAAACATTACCCTAGGAAATGTGCCAGCGAAGTATGCCCTTTATACTGGTTCAATGCAACAGATGAACATGGCGTTTTTAGTTGTCTATATTATTAATCAAAATCAAGCCTACATACTTCAATGCACTTCCGATGCTAACAAATATCAGCAGTAT is part of the Candidatus Atribacteria bacterium ADurb.Bin276 genome and harbors:
- a CDS encoding PsbP, producing the protein MYKKNTFILIVILVLSLSFIAYGQNFVPYQNPQKGFSIQVPAGWQQSAQDFYGQEVIYFISPMESQQDFFQENISIMIFPLQYQMDLDTLANMYTQQSQSQIPNLQVVQSQNITLGNVPAKYALYTGSMQQMNMAFLVVYIINQNQAYILQCTSDANKYQQYQAVFSQVLGSFSFMAVQPTPFQQQQPFQQQQPFQQQQPFPQQEPFQQQQPFPQQEPFQQQPFQQPTPLVPEQQLPLIPEQTPQTNLPQFDQPSVQPSPPTQDALPQFD
- the ltaE gene encoding Low specificity L-threonine aldolase, producing MLTFNHYHSQWIDLRSDTVTHPTEEMLDAMVKADVGDDVYQDDPTTRQLEELAAKMVGKDAALFVPSGTFGNQLALISHTDRGDEVLIPESNHIVMHEVGASAVIAGVQLRCIPDVNGRITIKDLQRRFRDGDIHNPRTGLICLENAHSSGKVIPLSDMKEIFKYSRSLGIPIHLDGARIFNAALALKIDATDISQSCDSVMFCLSKGLCAPIGSILAGSKFFIDRARKNRKLMGGGLRQSGYLAAAGIISLEKMVQRLVVDHENAQYLANQIGEIPGLEVFDDRLDINMVFFRIQKRNFDSNAFVHFLSKKNVKINPPMAEEYRLVTHYWIDKRKIDWVIMIIKEYMQKAL
- the fucA gene encoding L-fuculose phosphate aldolase; the encoded protein is MDEKELREALVYWGRKIIEKKLVVGAGGNISARYKDIMLISPSGLGFDELEPKDYIAVNLETGKTVSDGRPSSEVVMHWFCYLGRPDINAVVHTHPPLTIGVIAGGGRIGPMFPDFVAYLGSLGYIDYVTPCTAELARAVQSQVKDKNGVLMLGHGALTVGQNLKEAFQRTELIEESARILIAAKQFGEPRILTSKECDEIRNLDAEKYRMELIKKANSR